The stretch of DNA ccagaAGAATGATCCTTGTTTTTTCAGTTAGTGTTCTAATCagtatcatttctatcatcattttgtgggttttctgtgtcaatgtgtgtattttgtttttgtgtgtggttggtattatttaaattattccatctcagtctgtttcttatgtcgttttgaatgtgtaatttgtagcaatgtgtctttgttgttgttttgtgtgttgctggtaatagtatttttctctcttggtgtatgtttttggtgttatttttcagattttgctattggttgtctgatcttttttattattatgtaaatttctcttatttggtgtttttattgtcgttttgtgaattgctgattatatttagaattattataattttgaactaaagaaaacaaacattataaaaccctatatttttaatgctttcatttgttaattttctctctctctctccatgtaccccctgtagtgccattgcgtacccttaagggtacacgtaccccaatttgagaaacactggtatatACAATAGCGTGAGTGAGTTTGTATCAGGGTTATTATACTTTTAAAATTTCGCAggttgcgcatgcgcagttccagagtgtgaaaaggtttaaatcctaaccctaacccaaagacactacgtacttgtacttcggtaaccgtaccaatagacactttcttgcGGATAGCTGACATTACAATTCGAAACTGAGTTAAAATATATCTCTAACTGTCAGTGTGACTAGCCAAAATGAAATGCATATATCTCTAACTGTATTTTTGACTTGTCAAAATTAAATTTTGAGTAGTCACAATTGTGTTGTTGATATCTATACAATGTTAATTCCGGATAGTCAAATGTagctattaaatgttaaaagggcttgccataGCTCTCGTGCAATAATGAAACCTTTGCTTTGACGTCTTAAACATTGTATGAATGCTATCCTATCCTACATAAAGATTCAGAGGCGGACAACTCTACCCGTCTTCATACTGCGGTCAAGCCAGACTCCACTCTGAAATTCTCGGTCATTCTAGCCGCCAACCAATTTGCGGTGCATGTTTATAGATGGTTTTACGGTAATGCAGTCGGGGGACTGTTTCTACAGTTTAATTTAACTTCAGACAAATATTATAAAATCTTAGCAAGTAACTCAGATTCGTCTAACAAGTTTCAAAATAATATGCCACCAATGATTTAAATATGGGACTAAGTAAATGTGATTTtggattacattacatttaaagaaaACCCCGTTATTAGTCTAATTCCACTTCAGGGTTGTAGTACACGACCCCATAGTGTGACCCTATAAGTTTCAAGacattctgatgtgtagtttcaTCAGAATGTCTTGAAACTTCTGATGCTGTTgtgtttaaataaacatttgtgtCGTCATCATGCTGTTCAACTTGTGTTATATTAATGATCAACGACACGACACCTTGTTTacccacatttgttttatacctaatgctgctgtttgatttggttcaataaatcaatctcAAATGTCTTACTCCTTAGGTGAGTATTGCATTAACTTTACAATTcgataaatgtatcaaaataaaacatacaaacctAATACTATGTGCTACAGCAGGGCAAGTATCTatatttaggaaaaaaaaaccaaaaaaacaacaaataccaCATCCCAGAATGTGTGGATGTAAAGAGCAATTTACATCCACACAATTTACATCCACAGAGCAATTTACGGTCTAAACCTGTCTCACGACAGGTTTAGAGCTGGAGTTCTGTTGTAGCTTCAAGTTAGCTCCAGCTCCTGCCCGGTAGAAAAGGCCTGTTTCCCCTGTCTTTTATTAATGCCATTCAATTGAGCACTCAAACACTCCCaagaaaggttaaaaaaaatatctagatGTAAACAGGAAACGAGATTTCTTAGTTTAATGGAATGACAAATTACAAAgtatattaaaatgtaatgagaagattttttattataaaaacactGTGCCAACTGTTAAAAAACAGCTGGTTTGAgcttcctctcctcctcctcagtgAGCGGCTGCTTTGACAAGATCTTTTCGTGCAGGCGGTGGGGTTTGCCAATGCCTAGCTTGGGCAGGCCTCTGTTCAGCCCCTCCAGCAGCATACAGGCTTTGCAGAGCATCTGGCTGGAGATGTAGCCACAGCGGCTGCAGGATCCCTGAACAGGCATCTTCACACTGTCCCGCACAGACAGGTTCTCCCCAGAGTGGATGACATCTATTATGGCACTTGGCCTGATGCTCTCCAGGTCCTTCAAAAAAGTCCGGGCATGGCCACGATAGGCGTTGGGGGAGTAAATACATTCAGTAGAGAAATAGTCCAACTTTTTGAAGTAGGCATACAACACGATCTCCTTTTCGTAGGCATATTTTAGGGGCTTGCAGCGCGGCACGACTCCTTCGCCCTCGCTAGCAGTGGAAATGGCAGTGCAGCGGCACAATCGGGCAATGTCACCTCTCAGGACGTTCATCAGGACAGTCTCAGCAATATCATCAGCATTGTGACCTGTGCAATGAAACAAATGGGTGTGAAACCAAAGATTAAGGCCAGCTATGTTTACTCGTAGTTTTTTTTAGTCCCACCTGTGCAGATCCTGTTCACTTTCAGCAGCATAGCTCCCCTGTCCAGTGCCTGTCTCCTGAACACACCACAGAAGGTACAGTTATTCTTCAGTCCAATCTGCTTGACTATGGCATCCATTGTCCATCCATACAGCTCCTTGTACGACACAATCTTCAGCGGCAGCTCATATTGCTGCTGGTTTCTTTGCACAGTCTCTAGGGAATCATCCCGATAACCAGTGATCCCTTCATCTACTGACAGCAGCATCAGTTCCAGCCCGTAGTTGTGTCGCTGGTTCAGCAGCTTCATGACATGTGCCAGCACCGTGGAGTCTTTTCCACCAGAGGCAGCAATTGCCACAATCTCGCCAGGTTTGAACAGCTCTCCAGCCATGATGGTCCGATGAACCTCCTCCTCAAAGGCCCAGAAGAAACATTCCTTACAAAGAGAGTGGCCAGTTTTGGGACGCTTCAGCACAGCACGCTTCTCAGTACAGCTGCTGCACTGGACAGGCATCGTGACTGCTGGAggaaaatccctgaaagtacaATGTTGAAGATGATCAGATAAATATTTCACTCGTGGTAGTGCATGCAGCTTGGCTGAACCAATGTTATGATATCGGCCTCTCAGCAGGTCAAATCCACCATGCCACTGATCCTACACATGTTCTCCTTTCTCATCAGTGTTTTCTTTGACTGTTAGA from Gouania willdenowi chromosome 9, fGouWil2.1, whole genome shotgun sequence encodes:
- the ctu1 gene encoding cytoplasmic tRNA 2-thiolation protein 1, with the protein product MPVQCSSCTEKRAVLKRPKTGHSLCKECFFWAFEEEVHRTIMAGELFKPGEIVAIAASGGKDSTVLAHVMKLLNQRHNYGLELMLLSVDEGITGYRDDSLETVQRNQQQYELPLKIVSYKELYGWTMDAIVKQIGLKNNCTFCGVFRRQALDRGAMLLKVNRICTGHNADDIAETVLMNVLRGDIARLCRCTAISTASEGEGVVPRCKPLKYAYEKEIVLYAYFKKLDYFSTECIYSPNAYRGHARTFLKDLESIRPSAIIDVIHSGENLSVRDSVKMPVQGSCSRCGYISSQMLCKACMLLEGLNRGLPKLGIGKPHRLHEKILSKQPLTEEEERKLKPAVF